In Cryptomeria japonica chromosome 10, Sugi_1.0, whole genome shotgun sequence, a genomic segment contains:
- the LOC131029273 gene encoding uncharacterized protein LOC131029273, with protein MSIVWNMWMQRFFNTNPATAWRSAIVIQKRYVQAVSKGENNKFSQTSDTKENLKLEDAIPVVKTPSSSTKGETQKFSTESKSGPTAHASKGKPPQHDGEKGK; from the exons ATGAGTATCGTGTGGAATATGTGGATGCAAAGGTTCTTCAACACTAATCCAGCTACTGCTTGGAGAAGTGCAATTGTTATTCAAAAGAGATATGTACAAGCAGTTTCAAAGGGAGAGAATAATAAGTTTTCTCAGACCTCAGACACCAAGGAAAATCTGAAATTGG AAGATGCTATTCCAGTGGTGAAAACTCCCAGTAGTTCCACCAAAGGAGAAACTCAAAAGTTTTCTACT GAATCTAAATCGGGTCCTACAGCACATGCTAGTAAAGGAAAGCCTCCCCAACACGATGGGGAAAAAGGAAAGTGA